A single window of Rubripirellula lacrimiformis DNA harbors:
- a CDS encoding ATP-dependent helicase: MNNGPNPLTQGLNEAQAAAVKTLSGPMLVLAGAGTGKTRVVTFRIANLIRHGTAPDRILAVTFTNKAAGEMQERVGELIGTGKKRRRKGEPAAPKPTVSTFHAHCVRILRRHAKALGYPAKFTIYDRGDQETLARGILRELRLPGTALSPGDMLNIIGGWKNQSIKPDQASMVASTDKEHFAASGYRRYQNGLRACGAMDFDDLLLNTETLFDEHPAIRDEEASKFDHVLVDEYQDTNGSQYRITKHLSLKHRNLCVVGDDDQSIYAWRGADVTHILNFSNDWPDAKVVCLENNYRSTAEILILANRLIEFNTTRHDKTLIPSRPAGKRPKIDQHKDETTEAKSVVAKIRHLIDNEHVQPRDIAILFRTNEQPRLFETELRKENVPYVMLGAQSFFDRKEVRDLISYLKWIEQPNDEVALLRVINTPPRGLGNKTVQTLIARAVDRGVPVWDIMKDPASIEDLPAAAQRGIESLTSISDDVRSRAQSESLSAAMDTLLKRTAYADELTRIYDKPEERESRMASIGELTNAVGAYEDGEGEKDLTGFLGEIALSGKEMGNEKDKLAKQNAVWLLTLHAAKGLEFPVVFMVGMEDGLLPHSRSVKSGNDEDIAEERRLCYVGITRAQEDLTMSLALTRRKWGKPRPTTPSRFLYEIVGKAENPNKYRKKKPGRTLGK; encoded by the coding sequence ATGAACAACGGACCGAACCCGCTGACCCAAGGATTGAACGAGGCACAGGCTGCGGCTGTAAAGACGCTGTCGGGGCCGATGCTGGTGTTGGCCGGTGCGGGGACCGGAAAGACTCGCGTGGTGACGTTTCGAATCGCCAATTTGATCCGGCACGGCACCGCGCCGGACCGGATTTTGGCGGTCACGTTTACCAACAAAGCCGCCGGCGAAATGCAGGAACGGGTCGGCGAGCTGATCGGAACGGGAAAGAAACGTCGCCGCAAGGGCGAACCGGCCGCTCCCAAGCCGACCGTCAGCACCTTTCACGCACACTGTGTGCGGATCCTGCGACGACACGCCAAAGCATTGGGGTATCCCGCCAAGTTCACGATTTACGATCGTGGCGACCAGGAAACACTCGCTCGCGGTATCCTGCGCGAACTGCGATTGCCCGGGACCGCGCTGAGCCCCGGCGACATGCTGAACATCATCGGTGGCTGGAAGAACCAATCGATCAAGCCCGATCAGGCTTCGATGGTGGCATCGACGGACAAGGAACACTTCGCAGCATCGGGATATCGTCGTTATCAAAATGGGCTGCGGGCCTGTGGCGCGATGGATTTTGATGACCTGTTGTTGAACACCGAAACTCTGTTCGACGAGCATCCGGCGATCCGCGATGAAGAAGCGTCGAAGTTTGATCATGTGCTGGTCGACGAATACCAAGACACCAACGGCAGCCAATATCGGATCACAAAGCACCTGTCGCTGAAGCACCGGAATCTATGTGTCGTGGGCGACGATGACCAGTCGATCTATGCATGGCGTGGCGCCGACGTGACGCACATTTTGAATTTTTCGAACGACTGGCCTGATGCCAAGGTCGTGTGCTTGGAGAACAACTATCGAAGCACGGCGGAAATTCTGATCCTGGCCAACCGGTTGATCGAATTCAACACCACTCGCCACGACAAAACGTTGATCCCCAGTCGGCCGGCTGGCAAACGGCCTAAGATCGACCAGCACAAAGATGAAACCACCGAAGCCAAGTCGGTGGTCGCCAAGATCCGTCACCTGATCGATAACGAACACGTCCAGCCGCGCGACATCGCGATCCTGTTCCGTACCAACGAACAACCGCGGCTGTTCGAAACGGAATTGCGTAAGGAGAATGTGCCGTACGTGATGCTGGGGGCGCAATCGTTCTTCGACCGCAAAGAAGTCCGCGATCTGATTTCTTATTTGAAGTGGATCGAACAGCCCAACGACGAGGTGGCACTGTTGCGAGTGATCAATACTCCGCCGCGAGGGCTGGGGAACAAGACGGTCCAGACTCTGATCGCGCGAGCTGTCGATCGTGGGGTCCCGGTATGGGACATCATGAAAGATCCGGCCTCGATCGAGGACTTGCCGGCTGCCGCACAGCGCGGGATCGAAAGTTTGACTTCGATTTCCGATGACGTCCGAAGCCGTGCTCAAAGCGAATCACTTTCGGCCGCAATGGACACGCTGCTGAAGCGAACGGCATACGCAGACGAACTGACACGAATCTACGACAAGCCAGAGGAACGCGAATCGCGGATGGCATCCATTGGCGAACTGACCAACGCGGTCGGCGCCTACGAAGATGGCGAAGGCGAAAAAGACTTGACGGGGTTCTTGGGCGAGATCGCGTTGTCGGGCAAGGAGATGGGCAACGAGAAAGACAAGCTGGCCAAGCAGAATGCGGTTTGGTTGTTGACGCTGCACGCCGCCAAAGGGTTGGAGTTTCCGGTGGTGTTCATGGTGGGCATGGAAGACGGTTTGCTGCCCCACAGTCGTAGCGTGAAAAGCGGAAACGATGAAGACATCGCCGAGGAAAGACGGTTGTGTTACGTCGGGATCACCCGCGCCCAAGAAGACCTGACGATGTCGTTGGCACTCACCAGGCGGAAATGGGGAAAGCCTCGCCCCACGACCCCCAGCCGGTTTCTATACGAGATCGTCGGGAAGGCCGAAAACCCCAACAAGTACCGCAAGAAAAAGCCCGGGCGGACGCTAGGTAAGTAG
- a CDS encoding IS4 family transposase, whose amino-acid sequence MSNSGKDAASKQKQSMTQGEQLAKAIRWIANDQLFAKVRVHGNANWVPTHLMQVAILWVWSSQSLLVESTKDAIKSVESLFGTTGIHSYQTLITALQKYTEQILPPLVQRMHHLMEKTDQASFRIGIWLVLAVDGSRLDACRTLANEKRFCKPKNKRGSKKNKKNKRGRHANKRKPVSKKKNYNPQPVGPQVWLTLLWHVGQRLPWAWKIGPSYSSERAHLLEMLNALDLPKNTLICGDAGFVGYDFWNAIDSHGHHFLTRVGSNCRFLKQLGRVRERDGIVYCWPKEKQQRKQPPLVLRLLRFHDGRGEVYLVTNELNSRKLSDSRAGEIYRKRWGIEVQFRSLKQTYGRSKLLGRTPDVVEHELTWSLVGLWMAQLLALREQIDRIEPAAQTSVAMVLRILQNILHCPNEIPARGESLRSLLAGALTDTYDRASKKKSRNYPRRKEEPRTGPPTIELATAEQQKLAKATLDLSNAA is encoded by the coding sequence ATGAGTAACAGTGGCAAGGATGCTGCTTCGAAACAGAAGCAATCAATGACTCAAGGTGAACAGCTGGCCAAAGCGATTCGCTGGATCGCCAACGACCAATTATTCGCAAAGGTTCGTGTTCACGGCAATGCCAATTGGGTGCCGACTCACTTGATGCAGGTCGCAATTCTATGGGTTTGGAGTAGTCAATCATTGCTCGTCGAATCCACCAAAGACGCGATCAAAAGTGTCGAGAGCTTATTCGGTACGACCGGGATTCATTCGTATCAGACGCTGATCACTGCACTGCAGAAGTACACCGAGCAAATCCTTCCGCCACTGGTCCAACGAATGCATCATTTGATGGAGAAGACAGATCAAGCAAGTTTTCGCATCGGGATTTGGTTGGTGTTGGCCGTCGACGGTTCCCGCTTGGATGCTTGCCGAACCCTGGCCAACGAGAAGCGGTTCTGCAAGCCAAAGAACAAAAGGGGATCGAAGAAGAACAAGAAGAACAAGCGTGGTCGACACGCCAACAAACGAAAACCGGTGAGCAAAAAGAAGAACTACAATCCGCAGCCCGTCGGTCCTCAAGTCTGGCTTACGCTACTGTGGCATGTCGGACAACGATTGCCATGGGCATGGAAAATCGGACCGAGTTATTCCAGCGAACGAGCCCATCTGTTGGAAATGCTGAATGCTTTAGACCTACCGAAAAACACGCTCATCTGCGGTGATGCTGGTTTCGTCGGCTACGACTTTTGGAACGCGATCGACAGCCACGGCCATCACTTCCTGACGCGTGTCGGAAGCAATTGTCGCTTCCTGAAGCAACTTGGACGGGTTCGCGAACGTGATGGCATCGTGTACTGCTGGCCGAAAGAAAAACAGCAACGCAAGCAGCCGCCGTTGGTCCTTCGGCTACTTCGCTTTCACGACGGACGTGGCGAAGTCTATCTCGTCACCAACGAATTGAACTCACGCAAGTTAAGTGATTCGCGTGCTGGGGAAATTTATCGAAAACGCTGGGGAATCGAAGTGCAATTCCGATCCTTAAAGCAAACTTACGGTCGTTCGAAACTGCTCGGGCGAACGCCGGATGTCGTCGAGCACGAGTTAACCTGGTCGCTTGTCGGTCTTTGGATGGCGCAGTTACTGGCGCTTCGCGAACAAATCGATCGGATCGAACCGGCGGCTCAAACGAGCGTCGCGATGGTGTTACGAATATTGCAAAACATCCTGCACTGCCCCAACGAGATACCCGCGCGGGGCGAATCGCTTCGGAGTCTCTTGGCCGGTGCGTTGACGGATACATACGACCGCGCAAGTAAAAAGAAAAGTCGCAACTACCCACGCCGAAAAGAGGAACCCCGGACCGGCCCACCCACAATTGAACTCGCCACCGCAGAGCAACAGAAGCTTGCCAAAGCTACACTGGACCTCTCAAATGCAGCATGA
- the mog gene encoding molybdopterin adenylyltransferase gives MNNAKIGILTVSDRASRGEYEDRGGPAIAAYLEEVLTSPWTPVQSVVPDDQETIADAIAKMADIEGCCLIVTTGGTGPAARDVTPEATEAVCEKMMPGFGELMRKVSLEKVATAILSRQTAGIRGGSLIVNLPGQPKAIAECLDAVFAAIPYCIDLLNGPRLETNEGRIVAFRPQKKSK, from the coding sequence GTGAACAACGCCAAGATCGGCATTTTGACGGTATCCGACCGAGCCAGCCGAGGCGAATACGAAGACCGTGGCGGTCCCGCCATCGCTGCCTACCTAGAAGAAGTCTTGACCTCCCCGTGGACTCCGGTGCAATCCGTCGTACCGGACGATCAAGAAACGATCGCCGACGCGATCGCGAAGATGGCCGACATCGAAGGCTGCTGTCTGATCGTCACCACGGGCGGCACCGGCCCGGCAGCCCGCGACGTTACGCCCGAGGCCACTGAAGCGGTTTGCGAAAAGATGATGCCCGGCTTTGGCGAACTGATGCGAAAAGTTTCGCTCGAAAAAGTCGCCACCGCGATCCTGTCCCGTCAAACCGCCGGCATCCGTGGCGGCAGCCTGATCGTCAACCTGCCCGGACAACCCAAAGCGATCGCAGAATGCCTGGATGCGGTCTTTGCCGCGATCCCCTATTGCATCGACCTGTTGAACGGGCCGCGACTGGAAACCAACGAAGGCCGAATCGTTGCCTTCCGCCCGCAAAAGAAATCCAAGTAG
- a CDS encoding PAS domain-containing hybrid sensor histidine kinase/response regulator, giving the protein MDGSSTRSQADAPPFPTALESRATEFRWTASIDGDLLWIDPLAQHIFGCQCDEILGQRDRRLAKVHPDDRSMVASEMAALRATAQSASAESQASSASESDASPSTAGASPTKLVSYEYRVVKPDDTICWVHETVVVAESKSSSDDQPAFFGLTRAINDRRNLESAIKDSEAVYFSLVESLPLSVLRKDSRGRIQYANARACEQSGHAVDELIGKCDFDLFPADLAKKYMADDREVIRTGKLYHDVERHQSGDGKHVHVEVWKAPVYSAKGDVVGIQIMFWDVTSQKNAEHQVEFERFLLSTLLATVPDSIYFKDADSRFIRLSHSCARKFGLDDPRLAMGKSDADFFAREHASKALADEKKIMETGEAMLSQIEYENFADGSESWCSTTKVPLKDTNGRVIGTFGISRDVTEQKRAEQELGRERDLLKTIINNVPDLIYVKDRAGRFVTANASLLNLLKLDSPDDLLGRTDYDFSPPELACDYVADDQNVMRDRRPLLDREESHRTDDGTELCLLTTKVPLFNPEGDVIGVVGIGHDITQRKMADEEILSAKEIADKANRAKSDFLANMSHEIRTPMNAIIGMTDLVLDTALDPSQRSFLSMVQESADSLLSVINDILDFSKIEAGKLDLEPRVFEVRENLGDTMKTLGLKAHSKDVELAFRVDPAVPRFAIGDIGRLRQVLINLVGNSIKFTEKGEVVVDVRPYQSTEMPNGIEVIVRDTGIGIPPEKFATIFHEFEQADTSTTRKFGGTGLGLAISSRLVKLLGGQIKVESEVGVGSCFSFQMELEPAPDDVEETSRRGIVVVGGTKALVVDDNETNRLILSEMLGNWGIVASLSDSGADAIERMKAAASAGDPYALVISDVNMPNMSGYDFIENVRNDPDIPFAQIIILTSGDREGERQRSEVFRVCERLMKPVKQSELFDAIVRSLGVNASEDALTHDTDETRPPLDRLRILLTEDNEINQRLAVGLLTKDGHEVTVANNGAEAIEHLAQQEFDVVLMDVQMPVMDGLEATQRIRDKESIDGGHTTIIAMTAHAMKGDREKCLDAGMDEYIPKPIRIASLREKLSALGGPRTSDPVTGVDHKSATGTLAPQRSAASPQEPPGTKHFKPTQSESLPVDLQIRESAIQQLTISDPTPLEPNISTPPAEPNPPTQQPGPTANGSAASKPSGTPTDSAKADPQSDPAPSDDGAIDWPQAHATVGGDPDLLAELMGVYLAEVESLTRAFDRAVRNDDRETLRRTAHTLKGASMSVGALRTSRVTEKLEHGAEKMTADEIQDHLKHVTSEVAQAVGAIKQHLQNREASK; this is encoded by the coding sequence ATGGACGGATCATCGACTCGATCCCAAGCGGACGCACCGCCGTTCCCGACCGCTCTTGAAAGTCGAGCTACCGAGTTCCGATGGACCGCATCGATTGACGGTGACCTGCTGTGGATCGATCCGCTTGCCCAACACATCTTCGGTTGCCAGTGTGATGAAATCTTGGGGCAACGTGATCGCCGGCTAGCGAAAGTGCATCCCGATGATCGATCGATGGTGGCCAGCGAAATGGCGGCTTTGCGAGCCACCGCACAATCCGCGTCCGCCGAATCGCAGGCTTCCTCGGCATCGGAATCCGATGCTTCGCCGTCGACGGCAGGTGCCTCGCCAACCAAACTGGTTTCGTACGAATACCGGGTGGTCAAACCCGACGACACGATCTGTTGGGTTCACGAAACCGTAGTCGTTGCCGAGTCGAAATCCAGCAGCGATGACCAGCCTGCATTTTTCGGCCTAACACGGGCGATCAACGATCGCCGAAATTTGGAATCGGCGATCAAAGATTCCGAGGCGGTGTATTTTTCGTTGGTCGAAAGCCTTCCGCTTAGCGTGCTGCGGAAAGATTCGCGCGGGCGTATTCAATACGCCAATGCCCGCGCGTGCGAACAGAGCGGACATGCGGTCGACGAACTGATCGGCAAATGCGACTTCGATCTGTTTCCCGCCGATCTGGCCAAGAAGTACATGGCGGATGATCGCGAGGTGATCCGAACGGGAAAACTGTATCACGATGTCGAACGGCATCAGAGCGGCGATGGAAAACATGTCCACGTCGAAGTCTGGAAGGCGCCCGTTTACAGCGCCAAGGGAGACGTCGTCGGAATCCAGATCATGTTCTGGGACGTGACCAGCCAAAAGAACGCCGAACACCAAGTCGAATTCGAACGGTTCCTGCTATCAACTTTGTTGGCGACCGTGCCCGATTCGATCTATTTCAAGGATGCCGACAGCCGATTCATTCGGCTAAGCCACAGCTGTGCTCGAAAATTCGGACTCGACGATCCACGACTTGCCATGGGCAAATCGGACGCAGATTTCTTTGCCCGTGAACACGCGTCGAAAGCGCTTGCGGACGAGAAAAAGATCATGGAAACGGGCGAGGCAATGCTGTCGCAAATTGAGTACGAGAACTTTGCGGATGGATCGGAAAGTTGGTGCAGCACGACCAAAGTGCCGCTGAAGGATACCAACGGACGCGTCATCGGTACGTTTGGAATTTCACGCGATGTGACCGAGCAAAAACGGGCCGAACAAGAACTGGGACGCGAACGCGATCTTCTGAAAACCATCATCAACAATGTCCCGGACCTGATCTACGTCAAGGACCGGGCGGGCCGGTTCGTGACCGCCAACGCTTCGCTACTGAACCTATTGAAACTGGATTCGCCCGATGACTTGCTGGGCCGCACCGATTACGATTTTTCGCCACCGGAACTGGCCTGCGACTACGTCGCCGATGACCAGAACGTGATGCGTGACCGACGCCCCTTGCTGGACCGCGAAGAATCCCATCGCACCGACGACGGGACCGAACTGTGCCTGTTGACCACCAAAGTGCCACTGTTCAATCCGGAGGGCGATGTGATTGGTGTCGTCGGAATCGGGCACGACATCACGCAGCGCAAAATGGCGGACGAAGAAATCCTGTCTGCCAAAGAAATCGCTGACAAAGCCAATCGAGCGAAGAGCGATTTCCTGGCCAACATGAGTCACGAAATTCGCACGCCGATGAACGCGATCATCGGCATGACGGACCTGGTGCTGGACACGGCACTGGATCCCAGCCAGCGAAGTTTTCTGTCGATGGTTCAAGAATCCGCCGACTCGCTGCTGTCGGTGATCAACGACATCCTGGACTTTTCAAAGATCGAAGCTGGCAAACTGGACTTGGAACCGCGTGTCTTCGAGGTCCGCGAAAACCTTGGCGACACGATGAAAACGCTCGGCTTGAAGGCTCATTCCAAAGACGTCGAATTGGCGTTCCGGGTGGATCCTGCGGTGCCACGCTTCGCGATCGGAGACATCGGACGACTGCGTCAGGTCCTGATCAACCTGGTCGGCAACTCGATCAAGTTCACCGAAAAGGGCGAAGTGGTCGTGGACGTTCGACCGTATCAGTCGACCGAGATGCCGAACGGAATCGAAGTCATCGTTCGTGACACAGGCATCGGAATTCCACCCGAAAAGTTTGCAACGATCTTTCATGAATTCGAGCAGGCCGATACATCCACCACGCGAAAATTTGGCGGCACCGGACTGGGGCTCGCGATTTCGTCTCGGCTGGTCAAACTGCTGGGCGGCCAGATCAAAGTCGAAAGCGAAGTCGGTGTCGGAAGTTGCTTTTCGTTCCAAATGGAACTGGAACCGGCGCCCGATGATGTCGAAGAAACCAGCCGGCGTGGCATCGTCGTCGTCGGTGGAACCAAGGCCCTGGTTGTCGACGACAATGAAACGAACCGACTGATCCTAAGCGAGATGCTAGGCAATTGGGGGATCGTGGCGTCACTGTCGGATTCTGGCGCCGATGCCATCGAACGAATGAAGGCCGCGGCCAGCGCCGGTGATCCCTATGCCCTGGTGATCAGCGATGTGAACATGCCCAACATGAGCGGGTATGACTTTATCGAGAACGTCCGCAATGATCCGGATATCCCATTCGCCCAAATCATCATCCTGACCAGCGGAGACCGTGAAGGAGAGCGCCAACGATCCGAAGTCTTCCGTGTTTGTGAACGGTTGATGAAACCCGTCAAGCAATCGGAACTGTTCGATGCGATCGTTCGATCATTGGGCGTCAATGCATCCGAAGACGCGCTGACCCACGACACCGACGAAACTCGGCCACCATTGGATCGACTGCGAATTCTGTTGACCGAAGACAATGAAATCAATCAACGTCTAGCTGTCGGACTGCTGACCAAGGACGGACATGAAGTGACGGTTGCCAACAACGGTGCGGAAGCGATCGAACACCTAGCCCAACAGGAATTTGACGTCGTGTTGATGGATGTGCAGATGCCCGTCATGGATGGGCTGGAAGCAACCCAGCGGATCCGAGACAAGGAATCCATCGACGGCGGCCACACCACCATCATCGCGATGACCGCGCACGCGATGAAAGGCGACCGAGAGAAATGCCTGGACGCCGGTATGGATGAATACATCCCCAAGCCGATTCGGATCGCTTCCCTGCGAGAAAAACTAAGTGCGTTGGGCGGCCCCCGAACGAGCGATCCCGTCACCGGTGTGGACCATAAAAGTGCCACCGGAACGCTTGCGCCACAGCGGTCCGCAGCGAGTCCGCAGGAACCGCCCGGTACGAAACACTTCAAGCCTACCCAGTCCGAATCATTGCCGGTCGATCTGCAGATCCGGGAATCAGCGATCCAGCAGCTTACGATTTCAGACCCCACACCATTGGAACCTAATATTTCTACGCCACCCGCAGAGCCAAACCCGCCAACACAGCAACCGGGCCCCACCGCCAACGGTTCCGCCGCTTCGAAACCGAGTGGGACGCCGACCGATTCGGCAAAGGCCGACCCGCAGTCCGATCCTGCACCGTCGGATGATGGGGCCATCGATTGGCCGCAGGCCCATGCCACGGTCGGTGGTGACCCGGATCTGCTGGCCGAATTGATGGGTGTCTATTTGGCCGAGGTCGAAAGCTTGACGCGAGCGTTCGATCGTGCGGTCAGAAACGACGACCGCGAAACGCTGCGACGAACGGCACACACGTTGAAAGGCGCTTCGATGTCCGTAGGCGCCTTGCGAACCAGCCGCGTGACCGAGAAATTGGAACACGGCGCCGAAAAGATGACTGCGGACGAAATCCAAGATCATCTGAAGCACGTCACAAGCGAAGTCGCCCAAGCCGTCGGCGCCATCAAACAACATCTACAAAATCGAGAAGCGTCCAAGTGA
- a CDS encoding Gfo/Idh/MocA family protein has protein sequence MGINAPLNRKLRMAMVGGGTGSFIGRVHSIAACLDNRAVVTAGALSSNPERSRASAADYDIDDSRAYGSYEAMLDAESKLPADERIDFVSIATPNHMHFEVARAAVEAGFNVVCDKPMTFDLAQAESLLETVKNSDVVFAVTHNYTGYPLVRQAREMILGGQLGEINAIRTQYIQGWLRTSLEAEDQKQAAWRTDPSKSGAAGAFGDIATHAYNLGRFMTGELPETVSCHLKTFVEGRKLDDYGTAVIRYENGALGTVTASQISHGRENDVEIEIDGTKGSLKWRQENPNELIFRQNGKAHQIYTRDSGAPYTTPLAAASCRLPAGHPEAFFEAFANVYVAAFDDMAKRGAGESFERINTVYPNVYDGVEGMYFIQQCVASSSQDAAWLPLKHAAARK, from the coding sequence ATGGGAATCAACGCACCACTGAATCGCAAACTCCGCATGGCGATGGTCGGCGGGGGCACCGGATCGTTCATCGGACGCGTTCACTCGATCGCCGCTTGTTTGGACAATCGCGCCGTCGTGACCGCTGGCGCGTTGTCCAGCAATCCTGAACGGTCCAGGGCATCGGCAGCCGACTATGACATTGACGATTCTCGGGCTTACGGAAGCTACGAGGCCATGTTGGACGCCGAATCCAAGCTGCCAGCCGACGAGCGGATCGATTTCGTCAGCATCGCCACGCCCAACCACATGCACTTCGAAGTCGCCCGTGCGGCCGTCGAAGCCGGGTTCAACGTCGTTTGCGACAAACCGATGACCTTCGATCTGGCCCAGGCCGAATCGTTGCTGGAAACGGTCAAGAATAGCGACGTCGTGTTCGCGGTCACGCACAACTACACCGGCTATCCGTTGGTACGCCAGGCTCGCGAAATGATCCTGGGCGGACAACTTGGCGAGATCAACGCGATCCGAACTCAGTACATCCAAGGCTGGCTGCGGACTTCATTGGAAGCCGAAGACCAGAAACAAGCCGCTTGGCGGACCGACCCGTCCAAGAGTGGTGCGGCCGGCGCGTTCGGCGATATCGCAACACACGCCTACAACCTCGGCCGGTTCATGACCGGCGAACTGCCCGAAACCGTTAGCTGCCACCTGAAGACGTTCGTCGAAGGCCGCAAACTGGACGACTACGGCACCGCGGTGATCCGATACGAAAACGGTGCACTAGGAACCGTGACCGCATCGCAAATCAGTCATGGACGCGAAAACGATGTCGAGATCGAAATCGATGGCACCAAGGGTTCGCTGAAATGGCGTCAAGAGAATCCCAACGAGTTGATTTTCCGTCAAAACGGTAAGGCGCATCAAATCTACACGCGTGATTCCGGTGCTCCCTACACGACTCCGCTAGCGGCCGCGTCTTGTCGTCTGCCAGCCGGCCACCCGGAAGCATTCTTCGAAGCATTCGCCAACGTCTATGTGGCGGCATTCGACGACATGGCCAAACGCGGCGCAGGCGAATCGTTCGAACGGATCAACACGGTCTATCCGAACGTGTACGACGGTGTCGAAGGCATGTATTTCATCCAGCAGTGTGTCGCCAGCAGCAGCCAAGACGCTGCCTGGTTGCCGCTGAAGCATGCGGCGGCACGCAAGTAA
- a CDS encoding VanZ family protein: MPKNPHDVTDDVDSSGTINRTKIVAYAAIAVALITGGLLMPMPYSGRIPAAIGNMAHGPLFALMTIALLMLWNHWAGSRRNAPAAMHSSVRRLVAVALFLFLFGVAIELVQAKFGRTPSIHDAISNGMGILAGLCVTVANARRKHARGRSTARCLWATAGVLIACVWWQPVSTLQDVWAMRTNFPLLGSFETQAELERWYFNRCEGQLSSRDATHLRRSLEVHFPVSEHPTATMVELISDWTAAEGLECDVTLDADHPEPTAEIWIQVIDAGKADDYHDVLRKPFIIHRGETAHLVVTHDELTQINAGRALDLKNIQFVDLQLRNPPCPTVVRVDFLRLRM, from the coding sequence TTGCCCAAAAATCCGCACGACGTCACCGATGATGTCGATTCGAGCGGCACGATCAATCGAACAAAAATCGTCGCCTACGCGGCGATCGCAGTCGCATTGATCACCGGCGGATTGTTGATGCCGATGCCGTACAGCGGGCGGATCCCGGCTGCGATCGGCAACATGGCACATGGCCCTTTGTTCGCATTGATGACGATCGCGTTGTTGATGTTGTGGAACCATTGGGCCGGATCGCGGCGGAACGCTCCCGCGGCGATGCATTCGTCGGTGCGCCGCCTAGTGGCGGTCGCACTGTTTCTTTTTCTATTCGGCGTCGCGATCGAATTGGTCCAAGCCAAGTTTGGCCGGACGCCATCGATCCACGACGCGATATCCAATGGGATGGGAATCCTAGCCGGGCTGTGCGTCACCGTTGCCAACGCGCGTCGCAAACACGCCCGTGGCCGCAGCACTGCTAGATGCTTGTGGGCAACCGCCGGTGTCTTGATCGCATGTGTGTGGTGGCAACCTGTATCGACATTGCAAGACGTCTGGGCGATGCGAACCAATTTCCCCCTGCTGGGATCGTTCGAAACCCAGGCTGAACTGGAACGTTGGTACTTCAACCGCTGCGAAGGTCAATTGAGTTCTCGCGACGCGACCCATCTGCGACGCAGCTTGGAAGTTCACTTCCCGGTTTCGGAACATCCGACCGCCACCATGGTCGAATTGATTTCCGACTGGACGGCCGCGGAAGGGCTGGAGTGCGACGTCACGCTGGACGCCGACCATCCCGAACCGACAGCCGAAATTTGGATCCAAGTGATCGATGCGGGGAAAGCGGACGACTATCACGACGTCCTCCGCAAACCGTTCATCATCCATCGCGGCGAAACGGCTCATCTGGTCGTCACCCACGATGAACTGACACAGATCAACGCCGGTCGTGCACTGGATTTGAAAAACATTCAGTTCGTTGACCTACAGTTGCGAAATCCACCGTGCCCGACCGTGGTCCGTGTCGATTTTCTGCGACTGCGGATGTAA